The Cuculus canorus isolate bCucCan1 chromosome 16, bCucCan1.pri, whole genome shotgun sequence genome includes a region encoding these proteins:
- the TP53RK gene encoding EKC/KEOPS complex subunit TP53RK, whose amino-acid sequence MRCATAGPIMAAAETEAVRLRCGMAGVVGPPGGEEGAGAMDEAGAGGPAGGEAATGAAAMGQAGGGGPAGVDAAAGAAVMDEAPALPGLRLVRQGAEARVYRGLFLGRAAVAKVRIPKRYRHPALEERLSRRRTAQEARSLLRCRRAGISAPVVYFVDYMTNSIYLEDIVDSVTVQDHINSVQQSGNDNSGLLVLGEKMGELLARMHDEDLIHGDLTTSNMLLRPPMEKLDLVLIDFGLSFISSLAEDKGVDLYVLEKAFLSTHPDNETMFKVLLKSYVAKSKKSGPVIKKLDEVRLRGRKRSMIG is encoded by the exons ATGCGCTGTGCGACGGCGGGGCCTATAATGGCGGCAGCCGAGACTGAGGCGGTTCGCTTACGCTGTGGCATGGCCGGGGTTGTGGGCCCTCCTGGGGGCGAGGAAGGCGCCGGCGCGATGGATGAAGCGGGGGCTGGGGGCCCTGCTGGGGGCGAGGCGGCCACCGGGGCCGCCGCGATGGGCCAGGCGGGGGGCGGAGGCCCTGCTGGGGTCGACGCGGCCGCCGGGGCCGCCGTGATGGACGAGGCGCCGGCGCTGCCCGGGCTGCGGTTGGTCCGTCAGGGCGCCGAGGCCCGCGTGTACCGGGGGCTGTTCCTGGGGCGGGCGGCCGTGGCCAAGGTGCGCATCCCGAAGCGGTACCGGCACCCGGCGCTGGAGGAGCGGCTGAGCCGGCGGCGCACGGCGCAGGAGGCGCGGTCGCTGCTGCGGTGCCGGCGGGCAG gGATTTCAGCTCCAGTGGTCTACTTTGTGGATTACATGACCAACTCTATATATCTTGAAGATATTGTGGACTCTGTTACTGTTCAAGATCATATTAATTCTGTACAACAAAGTGGAAATGACAACAGTGGTCTCCTTGTCTTGGGAGAGAAGATGGGTGAGCTGTTAGCAAGAATGCATGACGAAGATCTTATACATGGGGATCTCACAACTTCCAATATGCTTCTACGGCCACCCATGGAGAAGCTGGACTTGGTTCTAATAGACTTCGGactcagttttatttcaagtCTTGCAGAGGATAAGGGAGTTGATTTGTATGTTCTGGAAAAAGCCTTCCTTAGCACTCATCCAGATAATGAAACTATGTTTAAGGTTCTGCTAAAGAGCTATGTAGCTAAATCAAAAAAATCTGGTCCTGTAATAAAAAAGCTGGATGAAGTACGACtaaggggaaggaagagatcCATGATTGGATAA
- the SLC2A10 gene encoding solute carrier family 2, facilitated glucose transporter member 10, whose product MPAFQTSKEESRGVDLPAFFGPPPRGPPQGSAPRDYKPQLPGRRQGGRDVARGGPAAVPDPLRRAMGRALLVLLLSATVSLLGGLIFGYELGIISGALLQLQIEFQLSCFKQEVLVSALLIGALLASLVGGILIDRHGRRRAILVSNLVLLVGSLILTLARSFIGLVTGRITVGFAISVSSMACCIYVSEMVAAHQRGLLVSLYEAGITIGILLSYALNYIFADVDEGWRYMFGLAIAPTAMQFLSILFLPVNPVKLSSWDSDCQKGLIQLQNTEGRETVKQEPYKEKHYSFLDLFRTRDNMRRRTLVGLGLVLFQQFTGQPNVLGYASKIFHSVGFQSNSSAILASVGLGAIKVVATLIAMAFADKAGRRVLLMAGCVVMALSVTIIGLTSRSAPLPMARDCKAAVDPNASHSLTQYLLTPVSSQPTVSPIPPALGAVKSQADLGFAATRSLTKVFAGTQNREVVPDSSLTQPRDFVGQFSKETVPPFHGAPWAEHMVLNWITLLSMMAFVSAFSIGFGPMTWLILSEIYPAGIRGRAFAFCNSFNWAANLLISLSFLDLIDAIGFSWMFLLYGLMGVMAVTFIYLFVPETKGQSLEEVDQQFTRKRVWEGNMFKKRHGRGTSCTHTQYQKVEHTSST is encoded by the exons ATGCCCGCTTTCCAAACCTCCAAAGAAGAGTCTCGGGGAGTTGATTTGCCGGCGTTTTTCGGTCCGCCCCCCCGAGGGCCCCCGCAGGGCTCCGCTCCCCGTGACTACAAGCCCCAGCTGCCCGGCCGGAGGCAGGGCGGGCGCGACGTGGCGCGGGGCGGCCCCGCGGCGGTGCCGGACCCGCTGCGCCGCGCCATGG GTCGTGCACTGCTGGTCCTCCTCTTGTCTGCAACTGTCTCTCTCCTGGGTGGGCTGATATTTGGATACGAGCTGGGGATTATCTCTGGTGCATTGCTGCAGTTGCAGATAGAGTTTCAACTCAGCTGCTTCAAGCAAGAAGTTCTCGTGAGTGCCCTCCTTATCGGAGCTCTCCTCGCCTCTCTGGTCGGGGGGATCCTCATTGACCGCCATGGACGGAGGAGAGCAATCCTGGTCAGCAACTTGGTCCTGTTGGTTGGCAGCCTTATTCTCACACTGGCAAGATCATTTATTGGACTGGTCACTGGGCGCATCACGGTGGGCTTTGCCATCTCTGTTTCGTCCATGGCCTGCTGCATCTACGTCTCAGAAATGGTGGCTGCTCATCAGCGAGGTCTGCTGGTGTCTCTCTATGAAGCAGGGATCACCATAGGCATCCTGCTGTCCTATGCACTGAATTACATCTTTGCAGATGTGGATGAGGGTTGGAGGTACATGTTTGGGCTGGCCATTGCCCCGACGGCCATGCAGTTCCTCAGCATTCTCTTTCTCCCAGTGAACCCTGTTAAATTAAGCTCATGGGACTCAGACTGCCAGAAGGGCCTCATTCAATTGCAGAACACCGAAGGCAGAGAGACAGTGAAGCAGGAGCCCTATAAGGAGAAGCATTACTCATTTCTTGATCTTTTCAGGACTAGAGACAACATGAGAAGGCGGACTCTGGTGGGCCTGGGCCTGGTGCTCTTCCAGCAGTTCACTGGGCAGCCCAACGTGCTGGGCTATGCCTCCAAAATCTTCCACTCGGTGGGCTTCCAAAGCAACTCCTCAGCGATCCTGGCTTCTGTCGGGTTGGGGGCAATAAAAGTGGTGGCCACACTCATTGCAATGGCCTTTGCAGACAAGGCTGGCAGGAGAGTGCTGCTCATGGCTGGCTGCGTGGTGATGGCCCTCTCTGTCACCATCATTGGCCTCACCAGCCGCAGTGCTCCgctgcccatggccagggacTGCAAGGCAGCCGTAGACCCCAATGCATCCCACAGCCTCACCCAGTACCTCCTGACACCCGTATCCTCCCAGCCTACTGTGTCACCCATCCCACCAGCATTAGGTGCTGTGAAAAGTCAGGCAGACCTTGGTTTTGCTGCTACAAGGAGCCTTACAAAAGTTTTTGCCGGTACTCAAAATAGAGAGGTTGTTCCTGATTCTTCCCTCACTCAGCCAAGGGACTTTGTAGGTCAGTTCAGTAAAGAGACTGTCCCTCCTTTCCATGGTGCTCCTTGGGCAGAACatatggttttaaattggattACACTGCTGAGCATGATGGCTTTTGTCAGCGCCTTCTCAATTGGATTTGGACCAA TGACCTGGCTGATCCTCAGCGAGATCTACCCTGCTGGGATAAGAGGAAGagcctttgccttctgtaaCAGCTTTAACTGGGCTGCCAATTTACTGATCAGCCTCTCCTTCCTGGACCTTATTG ATGCCATTGGTTTCTCCTGGATGTTTCTTCTCTATGGACTGATGGGAGTGATGGCTGTTacatttatttacctttttgtTCCGGAAACAAAAGGACAGTCCTTAGAGGAGGTAGACCAGCAGTTCACCAGGAAACG GGTGTGGGAAGGAAACATGTTCAAGAAGAGACATGGAAGAGGAACAAGCTGCACACATACCCAGTACCAGAAAGTGGAGCACACCAGCAGCACGTGA